In one window of Lewinella sp. 4G2 DNA:
- a CDS encoding aspartyl protease family protein: MQFCKPAIIGFTGTKALILLLSVLFWALPQVPANGQVLHDLNRLKPVGSIKIPFSLENDFIVVKAIINNSYGLRFIVDTGAENTILLNKEISDKLDLTYRRKFTVTGADRERELVAYLATGVDLTLGDAIEARHRSILVLEENYAKLDEIVGSPIHGILGADFLMRFVVEFDFKRRQLILHEPGGYAPSRKHLAVPAEFYRHRPYLTLPISFSGAPSPRKLLLDTGASISLLLHTFRDTIIAQDLPVPTLPGYLANGIGGSVDGNVGRIRNLKLADRTLEDVVTYFQVLDTTGMLNLNGRQGIIGNRILSRFNIVVDYVRQTVYFRPDKKAIRQRFKFDRSGLSLVAGGRRLQKVMVARVLPGSPAAEAGLLVGDRITGVNKTSTTFLTLSGILDRLRGKTGKTMKIKYVREGKYYRTEFKLREIL, from the coding sequence GTGCAATTTTGTAAACCTGCCATTATTGGTTTTACGGGTACTAAAGCCCTGATACTGTTACTGTCCGTGCTCTTCTGGGCGCTGCCGCAGGTGCCGGCGAATGGGCAAGTATTGCACGACCTCAACCGCCTGAAACCGGTCGGCAGCATTAAAATTCCCTTCAGCCTGGAAAACGACTTCATTGTCGTGAAGGCGATCATCAACAACAGCTACGGCCTGCGCTTCATCGTGGATACCGGCGCGGAAAACACCATTCTGCTCAATAAAGAGATCTCCGATAAGCTGGACCTGACCTACCGGCGCAAGTTCACCGTCACGGGTGCGGACCGGGAGCGGGAACTCGTTGCTTACCTCGCTACTGGTGTCGATCTGACCTTAGGCGATGCGATCGAGGCCCGCCACCGGAGCATTTTGGTACTGGAAGAAAACTACGCTAAGCTGGATGAGATCGTCGGCAGCCCCATTCACGGAATTCTGGGCGCAGACTTCCTGATGCGCTTCGTCGTGGAGTTCGACTTCAAACGCCGCCAACTCATTCTGCACGAACCCGGCGGCTACGCACCCAGCCGTAAACATCTGGCCGTTCCCGCAGAATTCTATCGCCACCGGCCCTACCTCACCCTACCTATTTCTTTCAGTGGTGCCCCTTCCCCACGCAAGCTTTTACTGGACACGGGTGCCAGTATCTCTCTGCTCCTACACACTTTTCGGGATACCATCATCGCTCAGGACCTCCCCGTCCCTACCCTACCCGGCTACCTGGCCAATGGGATTGGCGGCTCGGTGGACGGCAACGTAGGCCGCATCCGCAACCTCAAACTAGCCGACCGGACGCTGGAGGACGTGGTCACCTACTTTCAGGTGTTGGACACGACGGGAATGTTAAACCTGAATGGCCGGCAGGGCATAATCGGCAACCGCATCCTATCGCGGTTCAACATCGTAGTCGATTACGTTCGGCAAACCGTTTACTTCCGGCCGGACAAAAAGGCCATCCGGCAACGCTTTAAGTTTGATCGGTCCGGGCTTTCCCTTGTTGCCGGGGGGCGTCGCTTGCAAAAGGTAATGGTCGCTCGAGTACTGCCTGGAAGCCCCGCTGCGGAGGCCGGCCTTCTGGTGGGGGACCGGATTACCGGCGTCAACAAAACCTCAACGACCTTCCTGACACTCAGCGGTATTCTCGACCGGCTGCGTGGCAAGACCGGAAAAACCATGAAGATCAAGTACGTGCGGGAGGGGAAATATTACCGCACCGAATTTAAATTAAGGGAGATTCTATAA
- a CDS encoding class I SAM-dependent methyltransferase: MLRLLPRIKKSTKMLVLQSGFGTAARYIAETHMCKVECLNDNEVQNAFNQKKIEEAELHKMMHVTLGDVDYMPYNPDNFDFVIAQDSFSITAKKRQMFRAIHRVMKPEARLIFCAIMRADRVSPAGKERIASLPVEELITMGDYEDDARRGFFQKVYSLDLSKNLAIHFGKLEEALESNRKELVKQTSEKFVNERKRVCKIFRELAEDGDLRWGIMMFQKLNS; the protein is encoded by the coding sequence ATGCTCCGCTTGCTCCCCCGCATCAAGAAGTCAACCAAAATGTTGGTGCTGCAATCCGGCTTCGGTACCGCCGCTCGCTACATCGCCGAAACGCACATGTGTAAGGTGGAGTGCCTCAACGATAATGAGGTCCAAAATGCCTTTAACCAGAAGAAGATCGAGGAGGCGGAACTACATAAAATGATGCACGTCACCCTCGGCGACGTGGATTACATGCCCTACAATCCGGACAATTTCGATTTCGTCATCGCTCAGGATAGCTTCAGCATCACCGCCAAAAAACGGCAAATGTTCCGCGCTATCCACCGCGTGATGAAGCCCGAGGCTCGGCTCATTTTCTGCGCTATTATGCGTGCGGACCGCGTCAGCCCCGCCGGTAAAGAGCGTATCGCCAGCCTCCCGGTGGAGGAACTCATTACCATGGGCGACTACGAAGATGACGCCCGCCGCGGCTTCTTCCAGAAGGTCTACTCTTTGGACCTATCCAAAAACCTAGCCATTCATTTTGGCAAGTTAGAGGAAGCCCTTGAAAGCAACCGCAAGGAGCTCGTCAAGCAAACCAGCGAGAAATTTGTCAACGAGCGGAAGCGCGTGTGCAAAATTTTCCGAGAATTAGCCGAAGACGGGGACCTTCGCTGGGGTATCATGATGTTCCAAAAGCTCAACAGCTAA
- a CDS encoding RluA family pseudouridine synthase, with amino-acid sequence MKLEILHLDDHVIVVNKPADLLSVPDRYDPDIPNLTHLLGKKYGDPIIPVHRLDKPTSGVIVYARTKEAHKELNRQFQEREVDKIYHALVEGQPGEEEIEVDEPIANNPGQTGKMMVSNKGKYALSIFKQLEAFGHQFSLLGVQIFTGRTHQVRVHLAYAGFPLMVDPFYGKREEFKLSEIKGRRYNLGRDKEERPLLNRAPLHAKRIAFDHPDTGERVTFEAEYPKDMRAVINQLRKLK; translated from the coding sequence ATGAAATTGGAGATCCTGCACCTGGATGATCACGTGATTGTCGTCAACAAACCCGCCGACCTGCTTTCCGTACCCGACCGCTACGACCCGGACATCCCCAACTTGACACACCTCCTGGGCAAGAAATACGGTGACCCCATCATTCCCGTCCACCGGCTGGATAAACCTACGAGTGGGGTGATTGTCTACGCACGTACTAAAGAAGCTCATAAGGAACTTAATCGCCAGTTTCAGGAAAGAGAAGTGGACAAGATCTACCACGCGCTCGTCGAGGGCCAACCCGGCGAAGAGGAAATTGAGGTAGACGAGCCGATCGCCAACAATCCTGGCCAGACCGGCAAAATGATGGTCAGCAATAAGGGGAAATACGCCCTCTCCATCTTCAAGCAATTGGAAGCCTTCGGCCACCAATTCAGCCTGCTCGGCGTACAGATCTTTACCGGGCGCACCCACCAGGTCCGCGTACACCTCGCCTACGCCGGCTTCCCCCTCATGGTCGATCCCTTCTACGGCAAACGAGAAGAATTCAAACTCTCCGAAATCAAAGGCCGCCGTTACAATCTCGGCCGCGATAAAGAGGAACGCCCCCTACTCAACAGAGCCCCCCTTCACGCCAAACGTATTGCCTTCGATCATCCTGATACTGGAGAACGGGTAACGTTCGAAGCGGAATACCCAAAGGATATGCGCGCGGTCATCAACCAACTGAGAAAACTTAAGTAG
- a CDS encoding four helix bundle protein: MASAIFKSWLAYQKAIVLADQIYFASIKFPKHEQYSLTDQMRRSSRSVCANLAEASEKTPYPKHWYSKITDCKAEAAETQVWIEFAYRYKYIDKDQCDQLISLSQEVSRLLYYMVKNPRQFGVKIAK, from the coding sequence ATGGCATCCGCAATTTTCAAAAGCTGGCTCGCGTACCAAAAGGCAATCGTACTGGCAGACCAAATATATTTCGCTTCAATCAAATTCCCTAAGCACGAACAATACAGTCTTACGGACCAAATGCGCAGATCTTCACGCAGTGTTTGCGCAAACCTTGCCGAAGCATCAGAAAAAACACCCTACCCTAAGCATTGGTACTCTAAAATCACTGATTGTAAAGCAGAAGCAGCCGAAACACAGGTTTGGATTGAATTCGCTTACCGCTATAAATACATCGATAAAGACCAATGTGATCAGCTGATCAGCTTAAGCCAGGAGGTCAGTAGATTACTTTATTACATGGTAAAGAATCCCAGACAGTTCGGAGTCAAGATAGCCAAGTAG
- a CDS encoding aspartate-semialdehyde dehydrogenase — MKVAVVGATGLVGGVMFQVLKEHNFPISELIPVASARSVGKKIDYEGKEYTVVGMQDAIDMRPDVAIFSAGGGTSKEWAPKFAEVGCVVVDNSSAWRMDPTKKLVVPEVNADQLTKDDLIIANPNCSTIQMVLSLAPLHKAFGIKRLVISTYQSFTGTGVPAVNQYEAEKRGEDTAGTDRPYHYPIFENCIPHCDVFLDNDYTKEEMKLVHETRKILGDDSIAITATAVRVPVHGGHSESVNVEFERPFTVEKVRELLAATPGVVVQDDVANNLYPMPLLAKHRDEVFVGRIRRDESIENGLNLWIVADNLRKGAATNAVQIATYLAENNLIGSAVSAS, encoded by the coding sequence ATGAAAGTTGCTGTAGTAGGTGCCACCGGTTTGGTCGGCGGCGTAATGTTTCAGGTGCTCAAGGAGCATAACTTCCCCATTTCCGAATTGATTCCCGTAGCCTCCGCGCGTTCGGTTGGTAAAAAGATCGACTACGAAGGAAAGGAGTACACCGTAGTTGGTATGCAGGATGCTATTGACATGCGTCCGGACGTAGCTATTTTCTCCGCTGGTGGCGGCACCAGTAAGGAATGGGCCCCAAAATTCGCCGAAGTAGGCTGCGTTGTCGTGGACAACTCGAGCGCCTGGCGGATGGACCCCACCAAAAAACTGGTCGTCCCCGAAGTGAATGCAGACCAACTTACCAAGGACGATCTCATCATTGCGAACCCTAACTGTTCGACAATTCAAATGGTGCTTTCCCTGGCGCCCCTCCACAAAGCTTTCGGCATCAAGCGCCTGGTGATCTCCACTTACCAATCCTTTACGGGAACCGGCGTACCGGCCGTCAATCAGTACGAGGCAGAAAAGCGGGGAGAGGACACCGCTGGTACGGATCGCCCCTACCACTACCCCATCTTTGAGAATTGCATCCCCCATTGCGATGTATTCCTGGATAACGACTACACGAAGGAGGAGATGAAACTCGTCCATGAAACCCGAAAGATCTTGGGCGACGACAGTATTGCCATCACCGCCACCGCCGTGCGGGTGCCCGTTCACGGTGGCCACAGCGAAAGCGTGAACGTAGAATTTGAGCGCCCCTTTACCGTCGAAAAGGTAAGGGAATTGCTGGCCGCTACGCCGGGCGTAGTTGTTCAGGACGACGTTGCCAATAACCTTTACCCCATGCCGCTGTTAGCTAAACACCGCGACGAGGTATTCGTGGGCCGCATCCGTCGGGATGAATCCATCGAAAATGGGCTCAACCTCTGGATCGTGGCGGATAACCTCCGTAAAGGTGCCGCAACCAATGCCGTACAAATCGCCACTTACCTGGCAGAAAATAACCTGATTGGGTCCGCCGTTTCGGCTTCCTGA